A region of the Anopheles bellator unplaced genomic scaffold, idAnoBellAS_SP24_06.2 scaffold00779_ctg1, whole genome shotgun sequence genome:
AGGATCTTGAAATGAAACGTCGGAGTGATCACTTTTCGgtgtgtgtgccattttcgcCCGGTGCTGGTCAACAGACCTTCCCCAAGCCAGGGTCTCACGAAGTTGTACTCGTCGGATTTGTCGATAAACTTGTTGCTACTAAGCAGCACCTAAAGAATATGTAAAAACTCTGACTTATGTTCCGCCACGCATCCACTCTATCCATTCTATCGCCCGTTACCTCTATGTCTTTCGGGTCCGTCATGATGATCAGCAACTGCGTCCCTAGCCATAGCCGGAAGCACTTTCCATAGCGACGAGTAAGATAACCTATTGTCTGCAAAAATTCTGACAACCAAAAAGGAGTCGCTATCAATCGTAATTCTTTGTGTAAACATTTTAGAAAACAAGGAGGAGTCCtctaatttcttttttatccATAACCAGCAGAGCTTGCACAACGACACTTTGTGAAACGATAAGATTAGCGACGTCGCATCGACTTACCAGCGGGAGTTTTGCCAGCAAAAAGGAGCCCATTTCCAATCAGCGGATATGCTACAGGTCCACCAAGCTTTCCACTATGCTTCAGaatttcggcaaacttttttCGATACACATAAAACGCAATCGCCACAGCCAGGCACACCAATGTAGCTGTACCCAGAACCATTTTGTAACCACGGACCCACTTGGGGGGGCCAATCAAGGGCGAACCTTTTCTGTTGGCGAGTTTGGAACGACTGGTGCACGGTTTGGGACCTGAACAGGGAATCACCCCTAGCTGAATGTTCTTATCTGGGGGCCGAAAAATGATCACCCATACCTAACCAACCAACGTTCGGTTAAATACAACGCAAAAACACTTGAAGCCTTTTTGTGACACAAGAAACGCGGTAAACTGGAGAATATCTTAAGAAGTAGTTCCAAGGAAGACCGAAGCAGATAATTTGAAGCACAGGTGAAGACTAGAAGCAGACGGGTATCCAACCGTTTTTTGTGATCCCCATTCCGCCACTAGGTGACTTGGCaagaatttaataaatttattgaagaaaaaatcattttatgCACGGTCATTTCTGAATTACGTTATGTTACGTTGAGCTGCACCCGGTTGGAGCTGCCATGAGCTATATGAGAAATACATTATTTTCATGTTCACTGGtttgttttacaaacaaactctCGCTTTCAATCGAATATACGTTCCGTGCTCTGGCCGCAGTACAATCTCCGACGTGAAAGTCTCGTCCCGCTCTTCTTTCGTAGGAAGGATCTCGTAATGTTGTAGAATTTTACTAGCAATACTTTTCAGCTCGACTATGGCATACTTCTGACCAATGCAGTTCCGTGGCCCCGCACTGAACGGGATGTACTGATAAGGGTTTGCTTTCTCGGCCGACTTTTCCACGTTGAATCGCTCCGGATCGAACTTCTCCGGAGCGGGATAGTATTCTGCACTGCGGcccagaaaaaagggaaatattATTACGTTGGCGCCGGCGggtattatttttccatctaCAATAATAGATTCGAATGAATATTTGTGTCCGGTTATTGGGTACCCTGAGCGACGGTTTGCTTACTGATAACGGTAGTTTGCAACATCTTTCGACCAATCATCGGCACAGTGGGATACATCCGAAGTGTCTCTTTGAGCACCAGGTCAAGGTAGTTCAATTTGTGTAGCATTCCCATCGTAATCGGTTTCGAACGATCAGTGCCAAAAACATCGAGGATTTCATCGTACACTTTCTGTTGGACATCAGGATTCTTGGCCAAGCATTTCAGTAGAAAGCTAATGGCGGACGTCGTTGTGTCATGTCCTTCAAACATGAACGTGTCCACTTCTTCGCGAATTTCCAGATCAGTCAGCGGTTGCCCGTCAATCGTTGACTGCAGGAGCATGTCCAGGAATGCCATTCGCTTCTTGATGCCCAGATCAGCCAACTCTTCTGTACTCTTTCCGTGGGACGTGTTTGCCAGTTGCTGCCTTCGTTCGCTGATGACTTTGTCGGTGTAGTCATGCAAGACTTTCAACACCTTCACCTGTTTACGACGGTTCGACGACAGGCGGAAGAAGAATTCGTGGCGAAtgagaaaatcataaaatctCTGCTGAATGAGATTCGTAATCCTGGCGAGAAGAAGAATTTCTACGttcatttcacttcatttcAATCCATTTCTATATACCGAGGGGAACTTACTCCTTAACTGCCAACACGTAGGACGAGTTGTATTGGACCTGCGCATTTACTGTGGTTCCCATGGCAGACTCTATAAATTATATTACAAAATTAACATCTCTTTTGCTCAGAGTATTTCATTGCAAAAATATCATACCACAAATTATATCCAAAGTGCACAGGGCCACCAGTGAGAAAACGTCGAACGATTCGCCCGACTTGGCAAACGGTCGCAGCACCTCAACAAACGTTCTGGTTTGCCGATCGAAAATCTCCAAAAACTCTTCCAAGATGCTAAAGTGGAACGTCGGAGTGATGACCTTCCGGTGGGTATGCCATTTTCTCCCACTGCTCGTCAACAAACCCTCACCCAACCAAGGGCGCATGAAGTCGTACTCAGTTGATTTGGTGATCTGTTTGGGATTACTTAACACCACCTTTTGAGTAGATCGTAAGAGGCACATATCAACGTCCATTGTTCAACCGTGAGAGCTTAGAGTAATGGGTAGGCCTTTACTCTGGAAACCAGCTCGAGACGCTTAGATTACCTCAATATCCTTAGGATCGAACATCATAACTCCAAGGGTCGTGCCAAGCCAGACACGGTAGCACTTGCCATACTGCTCGAAGAGTGTGCCAACGATTTGTAGAAACTCTGTAAACAAATCCaatgaaaccgatcgatcaaatTCCAAATCGGGCACCAAACACTTTACGGCAATAAACGCCTCACCGGCTGgagatttgtttaaaaacaGCAGCCCATTGCCTATAATCGGATACGCTTTCGGACCCATCAGTTTTCCCGAGTAGCGGAGCATCTCTCCAAAAGTCCGATGGACATACAGGGCAACTGCAATGGTCAACACTAGCACTAGCCACCATTCTGAACAAACCATCGCAACAACTATTGAACCTGGACGTTGCCACTACAAATTCTGATCACCTACTACCGTCGATCGCGTTGAACACCTATTTATCAGTTTCGCATCATAAGATTGTGAAGAAAGTTCGTGCTACACGCAGAACGGCATGTAAATTTCATTACCTCACGTTTTGATTGTTACGATGCGGATCTACTTATCGTGCATTTCAACATCTGAGTTTGATGCGAAATAATGCAAGAAACTAAAGATTCTACACCGATAGAAAGCTAATTTTGGCATACGAGTTCAGATCAGGTTACTCAACGCATCAGTACCCTAGTTGCTAACAGCGGCAAAGGTTTATCGAACCAGTGctcaaagcaaaaaaaacaagcagTAGTCGTTTTGTAATCAATCCGAAGTGAGACAGCGCATACCCCAAAGAAAAAGTGAACTAAGCGTCTGTTTTTGGCAAAGAGCGATTTGGAGTGAAGGAACCTCTTCCTAAGGACTCGAAGGTTTGTTCAACAAATGTCAACCTCGAATTGTGGGTCACATTATACAACAACATAGTAAGAAACCATCATCCCTTAAAACAATAACGcctttttattaaataaattcaaagaATATTGCAAATAAACTCCGATAAATACTATAACAGTTACAACAAACTTCAACTTAATACACTCTCGGTTTCAATCGCACGTACGTTCCGTGCTCTGGTCGCAGGATCATTTCTGCGATGAACGACTCGTCCCGGTGCTCCTCTGGCGGCAGGATCTCGTAATGGCGCAATACTTTGCTCGTGATACTTTTGAGCTCGGCAATGGCAAACTTCTGACCAATGCAGTTCCGCGGTCCCGCGCTAAACGGTACATACTGGTAGGGATTCGTCTTCTCGGCCGACGTTTCCACGGTGAACCGTTCTGGATCAAACTTCTCCGGGTTGGGATAGAACTCGGGATTGCGGCCCATAAAGAAGGGCATTATGATCGCGTTAGCACCAGCGGGAAACATCTTACCGTCTGCAAGAGAACCAAAGC
Encoded here:
- the LOC131214389 gene encoding cytochrome P450 4d1-like — encoded protein: MVCSEWWLVLVLTIAVALYVHRTFGEMLRYSGKLMGPKAYPIIGNGLLFLNKSPAEFLQIVGTLFEQYGKCYRVWLGTTLGVMMFDPKDIEVVLSNPKQITKSTEYDFMRPWLGEGLLTSSGRKWHTHRKVITPTFHFSILEEFLEIFDRQTRTFVEVLRPFAKSGESFDVFSLVALCTLDIICESAMGTTVNAQVQYNSSYVLAVKEITNLIQQRFYDFLIRHEFFFRLSSNRRKQVKVLKVLHDYTDKVISERRQQLANTSHGKSTEELADLGIKKRMAFLDMLLQSTIDGQPLTDLEIREEVDTFMFEGHDTTTSAISFLLKCLAKNPDVQQKVYDEILDVFGTDRSKPITMGMLHKLNYLDLVLKETLRMYPTVPMIGRKMLQTTVINGKIIPAGANVIIFPFFLGRSAEYYPAPEKFDPERFNVEKSAEKANPYQYIPFSAGPRNCIGQKYAIVELKSIASKILQHYEILPTKEERDETFTSEIVLRPEHGTYIRLKARVCL
- the LOC131214388 gene encoding cytochrome P450 4d1-like: MLLQSTIDGQPLTDLEIREEVDTFMFEGHDTTTSAISFLLQSLANNPDVQQKTFEEVLSIVGGDRTTPITMAMLNDMHYLDLVIKETLRLYPSVPMIGRKIVQTTEINGKMFPAGANAIIMPFFMGRNPEFYPNPEKFDPERFTVETSAEKTNPYQYVPFSAGPRNCIGQKFAIAELKSITSKVLRHYEILPPEEHRDESFIAEMILRPEHGTYVRLKPRVY